AGGCGGCCGCCGACGCGGCCTGCACCCCCACCACCTTGACGTGCGGCGCCGCCTCGGCGAGCACCGTCGCGATGCCGGCGACGAGCCCGCCGCCGCCGAGCGGGACGACGACCGTCCCGACGTCGGGCACCTGCTCGAGGATCTCCAGGGCGACCGTGCCCTGGCCCGCGACGACGTCCGGGTGGTCGAACGGGTGGACGAGCACCTTGCCCGTGCGGGCCGCCTCGGCGCGGGCCGCGACGACCGCGTCGTCGACGGACGTGCCGACCTGGCGGACCTCCGCGCCGTAGCCGCGCGTGGCGGCCAGCTTGGGCACGGACGCGCCCTGCGGCATGTACACGGTGGCGGGGATGCCGAGCTGCTGGGCGGCGAGGGCCACGCCCTGCGCGTGGTTGCCCGCGGACGCCGCGACCACGCCGAGCCGCTGCTCGGCCGGCGAGAGCCGGGACAGGCGCGTGTACGCACCACGGATCTTGAACGACCCCGCCCGCTGGAGGTTCTCGCACTTGAGGACGACGTCGGCTCCCGCCAGCTGCGCGAGCGCCCGGAAACGGTGCACCGGGGTGCGGGTCACCGTGCCGTCGAGCAGCTCGGCAGCGGCGCGCACGTCGTCGAGGGTCACCCGATCGAGAGGATTCGCTGCGTTCACGCCCCCCAGTATGGGTGGCGGCACCGGGGTCCGGTGACGCCGGGGCCGGTCAGCGCGGCGCGGTCGGCCCGCCGGGGCCGGTGCCGTCGCCCGCACCGTCCTGCGGGGCCGCGCCGGTGCCGTCGCCCGCGTCGGGGGTCGCGCCCGGGCGGTTGGCCCACAGCAGGGTGCCGGGCAGCTCGTCACGGGTCGGACGTCTCAGGAGGGGGACGTGGTCGTCGGTGCCGAGCTCGGGGAACTTGTCGTGCCCGTGCAGGTACTGGATGACGGTGTTGAGCACGGCGGCCAGCGGCACCGCGAACAGCGCGCCGACGATCCCCGCGACGAGGCTGCCGGCGGCGACCACGAGCACGACCGCGACCGGGTGGAGGGACACGGCGTGGCCCATGAGGAACGGCTGCAGGATGTGGCTCTCCGCCTGCTGCACGAGCAGCACGATGCCGAGCATGATGAGCGCCGACACCCAGCCCTGGGACACCAGCACCACCGCGCACGCGATGGCGCCGGTGAAGATGGCGCCGAGGATCGGGATGAACGAGCCCACGAACACGAGGATGCCGATGGAGATCGCGAGCGACGGCACGAAGAACGCCGCGCCGACGCCGATGCCGATCGCGTCCACCAGGGCCACGAGGATCTGCGTGCGGACGTAGGACGACAGCGTGACGATGCCGCGACGGCCCGCCTGGTGGACCTTCTCCCGCGCGGCGAACGGCAGCAGGTTGACGATCCAGGTCCAGATGGTGCGGCCGTCCTGCAGGAAGAAGATCGTGCAGAAGATCGTGATGATGACGCCCACCAGGACGTGCCCGACGGTCGTCGCGGCACCGAGCGCGCCGGAGATGAGGGAGCCGCTCTGCCCCGCGACCATGTCCTGCGCCTGCTGGGTGAGGTCGCCGAGGCTCGCCGTGTCGAGGCCGAACGGCCCGTTCGACAACCAGTCGAGGAACTCCTGGAAGCCGGCGACCGCCTGGTCCCAGAGGTCCTGGAAGCCGTTGACGATCGACTGCCCGGCGAGCACGATCAGGCCGGTCACGAACGCGATGAGGCCGAGGATCGACAGGGCCGTCGCGAACCCCCGGGGCACCCCCACCTGTTCGAGCGCACGCCGCATCGGCGCGAGCAGGATCGTCAGGAGCAGCGCGATCGCGACGGGCACCGCGATGGTCTTGAGCTGGCCGAGCACCCAGACGATCGCGCCGATGCCCGCGGCGACGAGCAGCAGACGCCATGACCACGCGGCCGCGCTGCGCACGCTGAGAGGGACGGTGTCGGCGCCGCTGAGCCGCGGGATCCCGGGAGTGCTCACCGGTTCACCCTAGGTTCCGCTCCCCCGCGCCGCGCGGCGACGCCCGGAGCCGTCCGTGCAGGTCCTGTGCGTGTCCTGGGCGGGTGGGTCACCGGCAGGGCACGGTCACGACCCGAACAGCGGTCGCTTCTGCGGGTAGGCCGTCTCGCCGCGCTCCAGCATCGCGACGAACTTCTCCACGTTCCGCGTCCGCGACTCCGGCCGCTTGAGGGTCACGATGCGGTGCAGGACGGCGAACCGGTTCTGCGACGTCAGGTTCCCCCACGCCTCCGTGGCACGCGGGCTGGCCGCGAGCGCCGCCGCGAGCTCGTCGGGGACCTCGATGGTCGCGGGCCCGGCGTACGCGGCGTCCCACCGGCCGTCGGCGCGGGCCCGGTCGATCTCCGCCTGACCGCGCGGCCGCATCCGACCCTCCTGCGTCAACCGCGCCACGATCTCCTGGTTGCGCACCGACCAGATGCTGCGGGCCCGGCGCGGGCAGTAGCGCTGCAGGGAGGTGTCGGCGTCCCGGCCGAGGGCCTGCGCGTCGATCCAGCCGCTGCACAGCGCCTCGTCGAGCGCCTCGGCCCGGGTCAGCGTGGTCGGGGCGTCGGGGCGGCCCTTGCGCGCGAGCACCAACCACACCCCGTCGGGCGTGGAGTCCTCGTGCTCGTCGAGCCACGCGCGCCACGCCGCGGCGTCGGGCACGACCAGCGGGTCCTGCGACGGCTTCGTCATGGTCCGACCCTAGGCGCGGCCCCCGACACCTGCCGCGGTCCAGCGTGTGCACGGTCCGGCGCCGGGGGGCAGACTGGCGCCGACCAGCGGGTGCGGGACCGGGGAGGACGCATGTCGACGATCGCGCTGTGGGGTCTCGTCCTCGCGGGGATCGTCGTCCTCACGCCGCTCGCGGACCGGGTGCGGGTGCCGCTGCCGGTGCTGCTGACCCTGTTCGGGATCGTGCTCCCCCTGATCCCCGGCACGCCCACGCTGCGCCTCGAGCCGGACCTCATCCTGCCGCTGGTGCTGCCGCCGCTGCTGTTCGCCGCGACCCAGCGGGCCACCGTCCGGGAGTTCCGCGAGCAGGCCCGACCCATCCTGCTCACCGCCGTCGGCCTGACGATCGCGTCGGCGGCGGTCGTGGCGGTCATCGCGCACGCCGCGGGCGCGCCCTGGGCGGTCGCGTGGGTGCTGGGCGCCATCGTGTCCCCGCCGGACCCGGTCGCCGCCACCGCCGTCGCCCGTCGCCTGCGCCTCCCGGGCCGCGTGGTCACGGTGCTGGAGGGCGAGGGCATGTTCAACGACGCCACCGCCCTCGTGCTCTACCACGTGGCCGTCGCCGCGGTCGTGGCGGGCTCCGTGACGGCCGGCGAGGTCGGGCTCGACCTGCTGCTCGCCGTCGTGGTGGGCGTCGGGGTCGGGCTGGCCGGGGGCTGGCTCGGCCACCGCGTGCTCGGCCGCCTGCACGTGCCGGCCGCCGAGACCACGGTGACGATCGCGCTGCCGTTCGCCGCCTACCTGGGCGCGGAGGAGCTGCACGGCTCCGGCGTCCTCGCCGTCCTCACGCTCGGCCTGATGCTGCGCGCCGTCTCCCACACGTCGGTGACGTCCGGCGGGTGGCTGCTCGGCCGGTCCGTGTGGGAGTACGCCGACTACCTCATCACCGGCGTCGTGTTCGTCCTCATCGGGTTCGAGCTGACCAGCGTGCTGGACGACAACCCCGTCGCTCCCCAGGCGCTGCCCCTCGCGCTCACCGTCGTCGCGGCGCTGGTCGTGGTCCGGTTCGCGTGGATGTTCCCCTCCCTGTGGCTGCTCGGCCACGGGTTCGCCCGGCGGGCCCGCGCCCACGGCGTGCCGGAGGAGGTCGCCGGCGTCGGGGCGTTCACCCGCCGCGAGACCCTCGTCGTGTCCTGGGCCGGGATGCGGGGCGTCGTGTCCGTCGCGTCCGCGCTCGCCCTGCCGCACGTCGTCGAGTCCGGGGCGGACTTCCCCGATCGTTCCGCGGTCGTGTTCGTCGGGCTGGTGGTCGTCCTGGCGACGCTCGTGCTCCAGGGCCTCACCCTCGCGCCGGCCGTGCGGTGGCTCGGCGTCGGCAGCACCACCGACGAGGCCGCCGAGGTGGCGACGCTGCGTGAGCAGGCCACCCGCGCCGCGCTCGAGGCGGTGCGCGCCCGTGACGACGTCCCCGCCCCCGTCCGGGAGGCCGTCGCCCTCCAGTACGAGGGCTACCTCACCGCGCAGCTCGCGCTGTCCGAGGCGCGCCGCGCCGGCGACGACGTCGAGGGACGGTTCGGCGAGCTCGTCGACGCGCTGCTGCGCGACGCCGTCGAGGTCGAGCGGGACGTCGTCGTCCGGGCGCGCAACGACGGCGAGGTCACCCCGCACGTCGCCGATGAGGTCCTCGCCGACGTCGAGGCCCGCGCCGTCCGCGACCTCGACTGAGCTGATCGATCCTCCCCAGGGCGGGTGCCGACGCGCGTGCCGTCGATGACCTCTACGATCGGGAGGACCGACCGTAGTGGGAGGTGCGCGTGATGCTGAGACGTATCGGCGTCGTCGCGTCCGTCGCCGCCCTCATGGCGCTCCTGGTCTACTCGATCGCCACCGGCAACGGCATCGCCGGCTGGATCCTGTCCCTCGCGCTGCCGGTCCTCGTCGTCTGCGGCGTCGTGCGACGCCGGCTGTCCGGGCACTCCGTCTCGTCCGCCGTCCGACCCGCCGCGCAGGGCTTGAACGAGGTCCAGGGTGTCGTCCTCAACCGCCCGGGCAGCGCGGTGATCTACGGGTCTCCGGTGCGGGACGTCGCGGCGGACCACGACGCCCGCTCCCGAGAGCCGCTCCTCAGCGAGCCGGACCGGAACGGAGGCGATCCGTCGCCCGACGACGACCGGCCGCGGTCCGGTGCCGTTGGCTAGAGCGGGCGCCGCGCCACGAACGTCACGTGCGTGTCCGGCCACGCCACCGGCTCCCCCGTGGCGGCGTCGCGCAGCGCGGCCCCCACGGACAGCCGGTTCTCCACCAGCCACTCGTTGCGCCACGGCCCGCTCACCGGGTCGACGCTGAACCCCGCACCCTCCAGCAGCTCGACCCAGTCGGGCCAGGTCATGTCGCAGAACCGCTCGTGGCACTCCGACAGCCAGGAGTCGGTGTAGTCGCGCGTGTAGAGGAACTCCGCCGCGGCGCGCAGCGTCAGCTCGGCGACGCCGTCCGCCACCCACGTCACGTCGCACGCGCCGCCGGACAGCGCCGGGAAGTCGTGCGCGAACTGCACCAGCCGCTCCGCCGGGGACAGCGCCGCCACGTGCGCGGCGACGTCCGCCGTCGGCAGGCCGTCCAGGTCGGTCGCCGTGGCGCCCGCCCCCGCGCCGTCGAGGGCGACGTGCACGAGCCGGTCCCCGCCCTCGGGACCCAGGACGTCCGAGCACACCCACACGCCGCCCGGAGCCGTGTGCTCGAAGATCCGCCGCGCCAGCAGCTCCAGGTCCGCCCGGCCCGCCCCGTAGCTGGAGATCTCGTGCGTGAGGGCGACCGTGAACGTCGTGCTGACCGACGCCGGCGGGAACACCGCCGAGCGCAGCAGGTTGCGCTGCGCGAAGAACACGTTCGGGTTCGCGAACACGCCCTGCGCCCGACGGTGCTCCGCCTCCGCGACCAGGTGCCGCGACACGTCCACCCCGTACAGGTCCGACTCCGCCAGCCGCGGGTCGCGGGCCGCCCGCTCCAGCAGCCCGCCCGCCGCGCAGCCCAGGTCCACCACCCGGCCCGGCACGACGAACGGCGCCACCAGGTCCCACTTGCGGTCCGACGCGTCGTCGAACGCCGCGGTGTACGTGCGGTAGTCGCGCGTCGTCGTGAGGTCCCCCTCCGTGGAGACCGTCGGGTCGGCGTGGACCAGCTCGACCTGCGCCGCCAGGCGATAACGGTCGTAGTAGGCCACGGCCTCCGGGTGCGCGAGGTCGCGCCACCGGTCGTCACCGGCGGCCAGCAGCTCCAGCACGTCCCACGGGCGCAGCGGCTCGCCCGCCCCGTCGTCGGCGCGGTCCTCCACCGGCACCACACGGAACCCCAGGTCGGCGTACATCGCGACGACGGCGGGGGTCGAGCAGGCGACCACCGTGTCCCCGGGGGTCGCCGCGACCCCCGTCGACAGCTCGACGCTCGCCAGCACCGTGCGGGCGAAGCGTGGGCTCGGCGGCACGTCCGCCACCGGCGCGACCAGCGACGGCAGCCCCTCCAGGGCCGCGACACGCTCGATCATCGCCTCGCGGCGGTGCGCCGGCACCGGGTTGCGACGGGTGCCGCTGTGCGTCGCGGACGTCACCGCCCACACGACGTCCGCGCCCTCGGCGCACTCGACCGGCACGCCGTCGGCGTCGGTCAGGTCCCCGGCGAGCAGCCGGTGCAGGTACTCCGTCTGGAAGCGCGTCACCAGGTGGTGCCGGCCGGGGAACAGGACATGTCGGACGCGCGTGGGCATGCGCGCAAGGATGCCATCCCGCGCGCCCTGCGCCGTCAGGACTCCGCGTCGTCCATGATCTCGCGGACCTCCTGCGCGCACCGGCACGCCGCGGCGGTCCTCGCCGCCCACTCCAGCGCCTCGTCGCGCGTGGCGACGTCGACGACGCAGAACCCGCCGACCACGGCCTTCGTCTCCGGGAACGGGCCCGGCGTCACCGTGCCGTCCGTGCCCACGACCGTCGCCTGCTGCCGCTCCAGCCCGCCGCCGAACACCCACACCCCCGCGGCCTTCGCCTCCGCCGTCACCGCGTGGGCCGCCGCACCCACGGCCGCGAAGTCCTCCTGCGGGATCGCGTCCATCGCACCGTCGTCGAACGAGATCAGGTACTTCGTCATCGCCGGTCCTCCTCGTGCTCGCGGCGGCCGGGCGGACGCCGCTCCGTCCCCCCGGTAGGACGGCTCCCGGCACCAGGACTCATCGCCGCACGCCCGGCACCCCCTCCGACGGGGCGCCCGCGACCTCCGCGGCCAGGGCTCGGGCCTTGCGCGAGGCCGCCGCACCACCCGGTCGTGCCGCCAGGTCGGCGAGCCCGGGCCAGGTGGCCTGCTCCGCCGGGACCAGGCCCCGCCGGGCGGCCTCGCGCAGCACCGGGGCGTACTTCAGCGCGACGTCGAGGACCCGGTTGAGCCAGCGTGGCGGGCTCACGGCGTCCGCGGCGTGGCGCACCGGCTCCACGAGCAGCGGCCACAGCACCGGCAGCAGGTCCTCGTCGTCGTCGACCGCCTTGACCAAGCGGGCCGGGCTGACGTCCGGCGAGGCGAGCAGCGCCCGCACCGCCACGGTCACGGCCGCCGACCCCACGCGCTCGCGCAGGATCCCCCGCTGGTGGTAGGTGGACGCCGCGTCGTGGGCGAGCGTGGCGAGCACCACGGCCACCATCGACGTGGTGAGCGGTGGCACCGGACCCTTGCTGAGAGGCCGGTCCTCGCCGGTGCGCCAGTCCCGGTGCGCCGAGACGGCGAGCCGTCCCTCGGACGCGTCCCAGCGCAGCCACGCGTCCAGCGGGCGTGACGCGTCCGCGGCGGGCGACGTCGCGGCGCACTGGCCCTCGTGCTCGAGGTCGTGGAACCAGGCCTTCACCACCCGGTACGGACCGCCGGGATCA
This Isoptericola jiangsuensis DNA region includes the following protein-coding sequences:
- the ilvA gene encoding threonine ammonia-lyase, with the protein product MTLDDVRAAAELLDGTVTRTPVHRFRALAQLAGADVVLKCENLQRAGSFKIRGAYTRLSRLSPAEQRLGVVAASAGNHAQGVALAAQQLGIPATVYMPQGASVPKLAATRGYGAEVRQVGTSVDDAVVAARAEAARTGKVLVHPFDHPDVVAGQGTVALEILEQVPDVGTVVVPLGGGGLVAGIATVLAEAAPHVKVVGVQAASAAAYPASLAAGHPVPGTLGGTMADGIAVGTPGDVPFEVLHRLGIEVRTVTEDQMSRALLFVAERAKLVVEPSAAVAVAAVMNAPGDFPGTIVPVLTGGNIDPLLLQRVVQHGLVAAGRYLQMSVRLDDEPGALARLLETVASAEGNIVRVDHRRTDTALEVSEVLVTLQLETKGPEHCAAVVERLRRDGYDVS
- a CDS encoding AI-2E family transporter, translating into MSTPGIPRLSGADTVPLSVRSAAAWSWRLLLVAAGIGAIVWVLGQLKTIAVPVAIALLLTILLAPMRRALEQVGVPRGFATALSILGLIAFVTGLIVLAGQSIVNGFQDLWDQAVAGFQEFLDWLSNGPFGLDTASLGDLTQQAQDMVAGQSGSLISGALGAATTVGHVLVGVIITIFCTIFFLQDGRTIWTWIVNLLPFAAREKVHQAGRRGIVTLSSYVRTQILVALVDAIGIGVGAAFFVPSLAISIGILVFVGSFIPILGAIFTGAIACAVVLVSQGWVSALIMLGIVLLVQQAESHILQPFLMGHAVSLHPVAVVLVVAAGSLVAGIVGALFAVPLAAVLNTVIQYLHGHDKFPELGTDDHVPLLRRPTRDELPGTLLWANRPGATPDAGDGTGAAPQDGAGDGTGPGGPTAPR
- a CDS encoding YdeI/OmpD-associated family protein, with the translated sequence MTKPSQDPLVVPDAAAWRAWLDEHEDSTPDGVWLVLARKGRPDAPTTLTRAEALDEALCSGWIDAQALGRDADTSLQRYCPRRARSIWSVRNQEIVARLTQEGRMRPRGQAEIDRARADGRWDAAYAGPATIEVPDELAAALAASPRATEAWGNLTSQNRFAVLHRIVTLKRPESRTRNVEKFVAMLERGETAYPQKRPLFGS
- a CDS encoding Na+/H+ antiporter — its product is MSTIALWGLVLAGIVVLTPLADRVRVPLPVLLTLFGIVLPLIPGTPTLRLEPDLILPLVLPPLLFAATQRATVREFREQARPILLTAVGLTIASAAVVAVIAHAAGAPWAVAWVLGAIVSPPDPVAATAVARRLRLPGRVVTVLEGEGMFNDATALVLYHVAVAAVVAGSVTAGEVGLDLLLAVVVGVGVGLAGGWLGHRVLGRLHVPAAETTVTIALPFAAYLGAEELHGSGVLAVLTLGLMLRAVSHTSVTSGGWLLGRSVWEYADYLITGVVFVLIGFELTSVLDDNPVAPQALPLALTVVAALVVVRFAWMFPSLWLLGHGFARRARAHGVPEEVAGVGAFTRRETLVVSWAGMRGVVSVASALALPHVVESGADFPDRSAVVFVGLVVVLATLVLQGLTLAPAVRWLGVGSTTDEAAEVATLREQATRAALEAVRARDDVPAPVREAVALQYEGYLTAQLALSEARRAGDDVEGRFGELVDALLRDAVEVERDVVVRARNDGEVTPHVADEVLADVEARAVRDLD
- a CDS encoding cytochrome d ubiquinol oxidase subunit II; this translates as MLRRIGVVASVAALMALLVYSIATGNGIAGWILSLALPVLVVCGVVRRRLSGHSVSSAVRPAAQGLNEVQGVVLNRPGSAVIYGSPVRDVAADHDARSREPLLSEPDRNGGDPSPDDDRPRSGAVG
- a CDS encoding class I SAM-dependent methyltransferase, with amino-acid sequence MPTRVRHVLFPGRHHLVTRFQTEYLHRLLAGDLTDADGVPVECAEGADVVWAVTSATHSGTRRNPVPAHRREAMIERVAALEGLPSLVAPVADVPPSPRFARTVLASVELSTGVAATPGDTVVACSTPAVVAMYADLGFRVVPVEDRADDGAGEPLRPWDVLELLAAGDDRWRDLAHPEAVAYYDRYRLAAQVELVHADPTVSTEGDLTTTRDYRTYTAAFDDASDRKWDLVAPFVVPGRVVDLGCAAGGLLERAARDPRLAESDLYGVDVSRHLVAEAEHRRAQGVFANPNVFFAQRNLLRSAVFPPASVSTTFTVALTHEISSYGAGRADLELLARRIFEHTAPGGVWVCSDVLGPEGGDRLVHVALDGAGAGATATDLDGLPTADVAAHVAALSPAERLVQFAHDFPALSGGACDVTWVADGVAELTLRAAAEFLYTRDYTDSWLSECHERFCDMTWPDWVELLEGAGFSVDPVSGPWRNEWLVENRLSVGAALRDAATGEPVAWPDTHVTFVARRPL
- a CDS encoding YciI family protein, with product MTKYLISFDDGAMDAIPQEDFAAVGAAAHAVTAEAKAAGVWVFGGGLERQQATVVGTDGTVTPGPFPETKAVVGGFCVVDVATRDEALEWAARTAAACRCAQEVREIMDDAES